The following coding sequences are from one Coleofasciculus sp. FACHB-1120 window:
- a CDS encoding acyl-CoA desaturase encodes MSISFSNPSKINNFQKTLNVIVVAMPVVGFIAATLAIIFWERGVQPLDLSLLVGMYALTFFGITVGYHRFFTHRAFQAGAFVRAFLAIAGCMAGQGPVASWVSHHRCHHLYSDTQQDFHSPNIHGEGFWGVVQGFWHAHTGWLLNVDWTPPYPYVSDLNRDKVVQKIDQLYILWVLLSLLIPTLLGGVLTGSWSGALRGLIWGGGIRIFLLHQFTFSVNSVCHLWGKRQFPTDDLSKNNLFVAIMTLGEGWHNNHHAFQHSAKFGLRWWQLDFGWLGILALNRLGLVWNVKVPSSSEIELKSITSSVG; translated from the coding sequence GTGTCAATCTCTTTCTCCAATCCTTCTAAAATCAACAATTTTCAGAAAACACTGAATGTCATCGTCGTCGCCATGCCTGTGGTGGGATTTATTGCTGCGACCCTGGCTATCATCTTCTGGGAACGCGGGGTCCAGCCGCTGGATCTGAGCCTACTCGTAGGAATGTATGCCCTGACTTTCTTTGGCATCACTGTGGGCTATCACAGGTTTTTCACCCATCGTGCCTTTCAGGCGGGGGCATTTGTGCGGGCCTTTTTAGCGATCGCTGGCTGCATGGCAGGTCAAGGCCCAGTCGCCAGCTGGGTGAGCCACCATCGCTGTCATCACCTCTACTCAGATACTCAACAAGACTTCCACTCACCAAATATCCACGGAGAAGGGTTTTGGGGAGTTGTTCAAGGCTTTTGGCACGCCCATACTGGCTGGCTGCTAAACGTCGATTGGACGCCCCCATACCCCTATGTCTCGGATCTCAATCGTGACAAAGTTGTCCAAAAAATCGACCAGCTCTACATCCTCTGGGTGCTACTTTCCCTCTTAATCCCGACGCTTCTGGGTGGAGTCTTAACCGGGTCGTGGTCAGGAGCATTAAGAGGCTTAATCTGGGGAGGAGGTATCCGGATTTTCCTCTTGCATCAATTTACTTTTAGCGTCAACTCAGTTTGCCACCTTTGGGGGAAACGCCAATTTCCCACAGACGATCTAAGTAAGAACAACCTTTTCGTCGCCATCATGACCCTCGGTGAAGGATGGCACAATAACCACCATGCCTTCCAGCACTCAGCAAAGTTTGGACTTAGATGGTGGCAACTTGATTTCGGTTGGCTGGGTATCCTCGCCCTCAATCGCCTAGGGCTTGTCTGGAATGTCAAAGTTCCATCCTCAAGCGAAATCGAACTGAAAAGCATCACTTCTTCAGTTGGATAG